The Podospora bellae-mahoneyi strain CBS 112042 chromosome 7, whole genome shotgun sequence genomic sequence CCCCCGGTTCTGGACTTCCACGAGGGAAATACGATGTTTTCATTATTCCAGAACACTCGGCCGGCGCTGGTTTCCTGTACCTGCCCTCCCTGAGGCCCCAGTGGAACAGCTTCTTCGCTGGCATCGCCTGTTCAGTGATCGTGCTGCTGGTATTCATCAACTTCGCGCCGATGATTGCCCAGGTCTTATGGAGCTTGAGGAACTTGGGCGCAATGGGAAACCTGCTATGGGCGGCAATGGCAGCCATGCTGTTCTTCTTCGGACGAATGCAAGGGGAGAGCTCTTCCGCGAAATTCTATCAGAGTCGAGCGAATGGAAGTGGCCAGAACCCCGGTGCTGGATATGGAGGAGCCAAATCAGAATGgtacacccctcccccgaacCCGGGTCCCACACCCAACCAAGCcccgccacctccgcctccgccgcctaCTGCGGAGGACGAGCATGAGCCTCGGGGCGGCTCATACAGGTCGtcatgggaggaggagccacGCCCGCCACCGCAGCCACAGCCAAAGGCTAATCCTCCCGCACCAGAACCGAAGCCGGAGCCAAAGCCGGAACCCAAGGCAAGACCGGAACCGAAGCCAGAGCCAAGGCGGACGCCAACCCCGGAACCCACACCGGAGCCAAAGGCAGAACCTAAGGAGCCGAAACCTAAGAAGAAATCGAAGAAGGAGCGCAgagccgaggaggctgccaaaGCCGAAGAGGCCGCCAAAGCCGAAGAGGCCGCCAAGTCTGCTGAGGTTCCCAAGCCTGCAGAGCCTTCTAAACCGAAGGAGATGCCGAGGCCCAAGGAGGCCCCGAAACCGGCCGAAGCACCCAAACCAAAGGAGGTCCCAATACCAGCTGAACCACCTAAGCCAAAGGAAACTCCCAAGCCGAAGGAGATTCCAAAGCCCAAAGAGATACCGAAGCCGAAGGTccagccacctccaccaccgccaactcctcctcctgctgagGAGCGACCCAAGACTCCGGTTTCCCAGCCGAGCCCGACCAAGGGCACTAGCGCTTGGGAGAAAGCAAGAGAAGAGACACGGAAGCGCATAGAGGAGCAGAAGGCCAAAGAGGCCGAGCAAAAGCGGAAAGAGGAGATGGCCCGGCGGTTGAGAGAGCTTCGCGAGCGCGAGGCTAAGGAGCGCGAGAAGCGGGAGGCCGacaagagggagagagaagaaagagaccgcctcaagaaggagcaagaggagaaggaaaaggaaaggatcGAAAGagagttgagggagaagctggagaaggagaatcTTGAGATTCGTGAGAAGCTCGAAAAGGAAATGCGCGAAAAGCTTCAAAGGGAGCTGAGAGAACGCGAGGCCCGTGAGCGCAAAGAACGTGAAACCCGCGAGAGGTTGGCGAGAGAGCGTGAAGCTAGGGAGAAAGCCGAACGTGAAGCCAGGGAAAG encodes the following:
- a CDS encoding hypothetical protein (EggNog:ENOG503NXDU) — protein: MSQPPPPPPPHGNNPRTTAGSAPSPGSGLPRGKYDVFIIPEHSAGAGFLYLPSLRPQWNSFFAGIACSVIVLLVFINFAPMIAQVLWSLRNLGAMGNLLWAAMAAMLFFFGRMQGESSSAKFYQSRANGSGQNPGAGYGGAKSEWYTPPPNPGPTPNQAPPPPPPPPTAEDEHEPRGGSYRSSWEEEPRPPPQPQPKANPPAPEPKPEPKPEPKARPEPKPEPRRTPTPEPTPEPKAEPKEPKPKKKSKKERRAEEAAKAEEAAKSAEVPKPAEPSKPKEMPRPKEAPKPAEAPKPKEVPIPAEPPKPKETPKPKEIPKPKEIPKPKVQPPPPPPTPPPAEERPKTPVSQPSPTKGTSAWEKAREETRKRIEEQKAKEAEQKRKEEMARRLRELREREAKEREKREADKREREERDRLKKEQEEKEKERIERELREKLEKENLEIREKLEKEMREKLQRELREREARERKERETRERLAREREAREKAEREAREREIAKEKEELRLKLEQERQAAREREAKEAQERKEREERLTRLRKEREERLKREEQARKEKEEREQNERRGTSYAYSSVGEKTSMWPNGKPPSVAPSESAWSAPTPPRAASPPPPSPTKPAPSPVPPKHTSIPRPAPAAPTPPPAAQSQYQPPPQKQPTPKPAASSTGTADEYSFRPYDTPKKSRKKSETDFSESSYAHSASTARTTPPPPMREPYTTNDPNKIVIRAVYAYLNEFSKTPAQQLISGIKPVTDGLILRITSAGLFVDDDVRGVAQREWDVKAWTLKQIEIWCPTHAQNASASSAPGSIPTNHPFFKTMPTRPRAAERGATKVMIGEEALEYLSEFSRCCKGTCRRGQASAGGPPARGLHLVRATQRDAGGKRYLFVVDEEEGWKIADGIAALRGSGQVRALGVAGFSSLESRTVLDSLGFHQ